Proteins from a single region of Synechococcus sp. WH 8109:
- a CDS encoding carotenoid oxygenase family protein, with protein sequence MTVAPARSYDRSDWASAFVNVEQELTDVALTPVRGAVPAELQGTFYRNGPGRLERDGHRVHHPFDGDGMIAAMRFENGSVCFSNRFVRTEGWLAEEKAGQVLYRGVFGSQKPGGRLANAFDLRLKNIANTNVVRLGDQLLALWEAAEPHSLDPRSLETRGLSRLDGVLKKGEAFSAHPRFDPGHNGRPCMVTFGIKTGPRSTIRLMEFATDGPNAGALLHDRSDSFSGFAFLHDFAITPNWAVFLQNAIAFNPLPFVTGEKGAAQCLASQPGGKGRFWLIPRDSGRFAGQKPRILEAPDGFVFHHLNAFEDGDHVVVESIVYDDFPSIGPDEDFAEVNFDMVPEGILHRCRLDLSRESVQTQRISERTCEFAMVNPARQGLSARFAWMAVAERERGNDPLQAIQKLDLDSGATHTWSAAPRGFVSEPLMVRRPGAEAEDDGWVLDLVWNGARAASDLVILNARDLSEVAVLELPLAVPHGLHGSWAAGSVTA encoded by the coding sequence GTGACCGTCGCCCCCGCCCGCAGCTACGACCGCAGCGACTGGGCCAGCGCCTTTGTGAACGTTGAGCAGGAACTCACCGACGTGGCGCTGACGCCAGTACGTGGCGCGGTTCCTGCCGAACTTCAGGGCACGTTCTATCGCAATGGCCCCGGGCGTCTTGAGCGGGACGGGCATCGCGTGCATCACCCCTTCGATGGCGACGGCATGATTGCGGCGATGCGGTTTGAGAACGGCAGCGTCTGCTTCAGCAACCGTTTTGTGCGTACTGAGGGTTGGCTGGCGGAGGAGAAGGCCGGCCAGGTGCTCTACCGAGGCGTGTTCGGCAGTCAGAAGCCGGGTGGTCGGCTAGCCAACGCCTTTGACCTGCGCTTGAAGAACATCGCCAACACCAACGTGGTGCGTCTGGGTGATCAGCTGTTGGCCCTCTGGGAGGCGGCGGAACCCCATTCGCTCGATCCCCGCAGCCTGGAGACCCGCGGCCTGTCACGGCTCGATGGTGTGTTGAAAAAGGGCGAGGCCTTCAGTGCTCACCCCCGCTTCGACCCCGGCCACAACGGACGGCCTTGCATGGTCACTTTCGGCATTAAGACCGGGCCACGCAGCACCATCCGTCTGATGGAGTTCGCCACCGATGGCCCGAATGCCGGCGCCTTGCTGCACGACCGTTCCGACAGCTTCTCCGGCTTCGCCTTCCTCCACGACTTCGCCATCACCCCCAACTGGGCGGTGTTCCTCCAGAACGCCATTGCCTTCAATCCCTTGCCGTTTGTGACCGGTGAAAAGGGTGCGGCCCAGTGCCTGGCATCTCAACCCGGCGGCAAGGGGCGTTTCTGGCTGATTCCCCGCGATTCCGGCCGCTTCGCTGGTCAGAAGCCCCGCATCCTCGAAGCTCCCGACGGTTTCGTCTTCCATCACCTCAATGCCTTTGAGGATGGCGATCACGTTGTGGTTGAGAGCATCGTCTACGACGATTTCCCGTCCATCGGACCTGATGAGGATTTCGCTGAGGTGAATTTCGACATGGTGCCGGAGGGAATCCTGCATCGTTGCCGCCTCGACCTCAGTCGGGAATCGGTGCAGACCCAGCGGATCAGCGAGCGCACCTGTGAGTTCGCCATGGTCAACCCCGCTCGTCAGGGCCTCAGCGCCCGCTTTGCCTGGATGGCGGTGGCGGAGAGGGAGAGGGGCAACGATCCTTTGCAGGCCATCCAGAAACTTGATCTGGATTCCGGGGCGACCCACACTTGGAGTGCGGCGCCCAGGGGCTTTGTGAGTGAGCCGTTGATGGTGCGTCGTCCCGGTGCTGAGGCAGAGGACGACGGCTGGGTGCTCGATCTGGTGTGGAACGGGGCCCGGGCCGCATCCGATCTGGTGATCCTCAACGCCCGTGATCTGTCGGAGGTGGCGGTGCTTGAGCTGCCGTTGGCCGTACCCCATGGCCTGCACGGGAGCTGGGCGGCGGGTTCAGTCACGGCTTGA
- a CDS encoding thioredoxin family protein: MALTPSTMLALGTGLPDFDLPLVTGDRLISSSLDQRPVLLMVLCAHCPFVKHVEPEITRLDHDFSNAVQRVGVSSNSLITHPQDGPEQLAEQARHHSWSFPYLLDEQQTLARALRAACTPEFYLFSPDSEGLQGLRYRGQLDGSRPGNDQPLDGRDLRAALEAVLTGSLVNPDQTAAVGCNVKWNPGHEPEWFD; the protein is encoded by the coding sequence ATGGCCCTGACACCATCCACGATGCTGGCGCTGGGCACAGGCCTGCCTGATTTTGATCTTCCCCTGGTCACCGGCGATCGGCTGATCAGCAGTTCTCTCGACCAACGGCCTGTACTGCTGATGGTGCTTTGTGCCCATTGCCCATTTGTGAAACATGTGGAGCCCGAGATCACTCGGCTGGACCACGACTTCAGCAATGCGGTGCAACGGGTGGGCGTCAGCAGCAACAGCCTGATCACCCACCCCCAGGATGGGCCAGAACAACTGGCGGAACAGGCCAGGCACCACAGCTGGAGCTTCCCTTACCTGCTGGATGAGCAGCAAACCCTGGCCCGAGCTCTCAGGGCCGCCTGCACGCCGGAGTTCTACCTGTTTTCACCGGATAGCGAAGGCCTGCAGGGCCTGCGCTATCGCGGCCAATTGGACGGCAGCCGACCCGGCAACGACCAACCCCTCGATGGTCGTGACCTTCGGGCCGCCCTCGAGGCCGTGCTGACGGGATCTTTGGTGAATCCAGACCAGACCGCCGCGGTGGGCTGCAATGTGAAGTGGAACCCCGGACACGAGCCTGAGTGGTTCGACTGA
- the hisB gene encoding imidazoleglycerol-phosphate dehydratase HisB: MARQGTIHRVTGETDVKVRLDLDGSGQCQASTGVPFLDHMLHQISSHGLIDLEINAVGDTHIDDHHTNEDVGIAVGQALAQALGDRRGIHRFGHFVAPLDEALVQVALDCSGRPHLSYSLAITSQKIGTYDTELVKEFFVAVVNNSGLTLHIRQLDGANSHHIVEACFKAFARALRMATEVDPRRAGAIPSSKGVLEQAGAS, translated from the coding sequence ATGGCACGTCAGGGAACGATCCATCGGGTCACAGGTGAAACCGATGTGAAGGTGCGTCTGGATCTAGACGGCTCCGGCCAGTGTCAGGCCAGTACCGGTGTTCCGTTTCTCGACCACATGCTTCATCAGATCAGCAGCCACGGCTTGATCGACTTGGAGATCAATGCGGTGGGAGACACCCACATCGATGATCACCACACCAACGAGGACGTGGGGATTGCCGTGGGGCAGGCCCTGGCCCAGGCCCTGGGGGACCGGCGCGGCATCCATCGCTTCGGTCACTTCGTGGCCCCGTTGGATGAGGCCCTGGTGCAGGTGGCCTTGGACTGCTCCGGTCGCCCCCACCTGAGCTACAGCCTGGCGATCACCAGCCAGAAGATCGGCACGTACGACACCGAGCTGGTGAAGGAGTTCTTCGTGGCGGTGGTTAACAACAGCGGGCTAACCCTCCATATCCGTCAGCTGGATGGGGCCAACTCCCACCACATCGTTGAAGCCTGCTTCAAGGCCTTTGCCCGAGCCTTGCGCATGGCCACGGAGGTGGATCCACGCCGGGCCGGCGCCATCCCCAGCAGTAAAGGGGTGCTGGAGCAGGCCGGAGCCAGCTGA
- the fabI gene encoding enoyl-ACP reductase FabI → MLLDLTGKKILVTGIANNRSIAWGIAQQLKAAGAELGITYLPDDKGRFEAKVRELTAPLEPSLFLPLNVQDADQMAEVFGEIKEKWGVLDGLVHCLAFAGKEELIGDYSATTAEGFARSLDISAYSLAPLCAHAKPLFSEKAGVITLSYLGAERAIPNYNVMGVAKAALEASVRYLAAELGPEKQVRVNAISAGPIRTLASSAIGGILDMIHNVEEKAPLRRTVTQMEVGGTAAFLLSDLASGISGQTIYVDAGYCVTGM, encoded by the coding sequence ATGCTGCTTGATCTCACCGGCAAGAAGATTCTCGTCACCGGCATCGCCAACAACCGTTCGATCGCCTGGGGCATCGCTCAGCAGCTGAAGGCGGCCGGTGCTGAACTCGGCATCACTTACCTGCCTGACGACAAGGGCCGCTTTGAGGCCAAGGTGCGCGAACTCACCGCTCCCCTGGAGCCCAGCCTGTTCCTGCCTTTAAATGTGCAGGATGCCGACCAGATGGCTGAGGTCTTCGGCGAGATCAAGGAGAAGTGGGGCGTTCTCGACGGTCTGGTGCACTGCCTGGCCTTTGCCGGCAAGGAAGAGCTGATCGGTGACTACAGCGCCACCACCGCTGAAGGTTTTGCCCGTTCCCTCGACATCAGCGCTTATTCCCTGGCCCCCCTCTGCGCCCATGCCAAGCCGCTGTTCAGCGAGAAGGCCGGTGTGATCACGCTCTCGTACCTCGGTGCTGAGCGGGCGATCCCCAACTACAACGTGATGGGCGTCGCCAAGGCTGCTTTGGAGGCGTCCGTTCGCTATTTGGCGGCAGAGCTGGGCCCCGAAAAGCAGGTGCGCGTCAACGCCATTAGCGCCGGCCCGATCCGCACCCTGGCCAGCTCCGCCATCGGGGGCATTCTCGACATGATCCACAACGTGGAGGAGAAGGCTCCCCTGCGCCGCACCGTCACCCAGATGGAAGTGGGCGGTACCGCTGCCTTCCTGCTCAGCGATCTGGCCAGCGGCATCTCCGGTCAGACCATCTACGTGGATGCGGGCTATTGCGTCACCGGAATGTGA
- a CDS encoding SIMPL domain-containing protein (The SIMPL domain is named for its presence in mouse protein SIMPL (signalling molecule that associates with mouse pelle-like kinase). Bacterial member BP26, from Brucella, was shown to assemble into a channel-like structure, while YggE from E. coli has been associated with resistance to oxidative stress.) → MSRDDYDPLVQAAGRLSGVRLQGMTSLASSDSRASLADQLSKQALEMWRRRAKATARALGLRKVELLLIDQRGSTHRPMPMVARMGEASFRPGEAPKPSQNLTLKLNYCLR, encoded by the coding sequence GTGAGCCGTGACGATTACGACCCGCTGGTCCAGGCCGCCGGTCGCTTGTCGGGAGTGCGGCTGCAGGGAATGACGTCCTTGGCGTCCAGCGACAGCCGTGCATCATTGGCTGATCAGTTGTCGAAACAAGCTCTTGAGATGTGGCGACGTCGCGCTAAGGCCACTGCAAGGGCTCTCGGCCTGCGCAAGGTGGAGTTGTTGCTGATTGACCAGCGGGGTTCGACCCATCGACCCATGCCGATGGTTGCGCGCATGGGGGAGGCAAGCTTCAGGCCTGGGGAGGCTCCCAAGCCCAGTCAGAACCTCACTCTCAAACTGAACTACTGCCTGCGTTGA
- a CDS encoding FAD-binding domain-containing protein produces MPSAASPPINGDLPRQFASRDALNTLLAQEFPGAEGELSPIRGGREAAKDKLRRIDVRHYAKSRNHLKGAVTGLSPYIRHGVLTLAEVRDSVFARIRNRDEGGKLINELGWRDFWQRMWLDLGDAINNDQEPFKTGHDAGAYARELPADVRAGSTGLACMDGFRDQLVTTGWLHNHARMWMAAWLVHWRRVHWKAGADWFLEHLLDGDPASNHLSWQWVASTFSHKPYFFNRGNLERYSDGLYCDSCPSVNSCPFEGSYDQLENQLFAPMPAIRDRGNNRNQQRNRKRRSSGGASATLARPKR; encoded by the coding sequence GTGCCCAGCGCTGCATCACCCCCGATCAACGGCGACCTGCCGCGGCAATTCGCGTCCCGCGATGCCCTCAACACCCTGTTGGCGCAAGAGTTCCCAGGGGCGGAAGGGGAGCTCAGCCCGATCCGCGGTGGGCGTGAAGCAGCCAAAGACAAACTGCGGCGCATTGACGTAAGGCACTACGCCAAAAGTCGCAATCACCTCAAGGGCGCGGTCACTGGGCTATCGCCCTACATCCGCCACGGCGTGCTGACCCTCGCGGAGGTGCGCGATTCGGTCTTTGCACGAATCCGCAACCGCGATGAGGGAGGAAAGCTGATCAACGAACTCGGGTGGCGGGACTTCTGGCAACGGATGTGGCTTGACCTAGGTGACGCCATCAACAACGACCAAGAACCTTTCAAAACGGGGCATGACGCCGGGGCTTATGCCCGGGAGCTGCCGGCCGATGTGCGCGCAGGGAGCACGGGGCTGGCCTGCATGGATGGCTTCCGCGATCAACTGGTAACGACCGGCTGGCTTCACAACCACGCCCGCATGTGGATGGCCGCCTGGCTCGTGCACTGGCGACGGGTGCACTGGAAGGCCGGAGCCGACTGGTTTCTTGAGCATCTGCTGGATGGCGATCCGGCCAGCAACCATCTGAGCTGGCAGTGGGTGGCCAGCACCTTCAGCCACAAGCCCTACTTCTTCAACCGCGGCAACCTGGAGCGCTACAGCGACGGGCTTTACTGCGACAGCTGCCCCAGCGTGAACAGCTGCCCATTCGAAGGCAGCTACGACCAACTGGAGAACCAGCTGTTCGCCCCAATGCCAGCGATTCGGGACAGGGGCAACAACCGCAACCAGCAGCGCAACCGCAAACGCCGGAGCAGCGGAGGCGCCAGTGCCACCCTGGCCCGTCCCAAGCGATAA